The following coding sequences lie in one Monomorium pharaonis isolate MP-MQ-018 chromosome 1, ASM1337386v2, whole genome shotgun sequence genomic window:
- the LOC105836904 gene encoding uncharacterized protein LOC105836904 isoform X4 produces METKKDWNLNPNILECKLKFVTKQKDTTHGMGIEDRCLPSTSTESKLQRQAKLIPTVEIYRPPAARRANNSLHINTNTQMQLTTDFSSIKNIRQKRPDRAVYVPRHRRSLETEDKKPQNLKVSHRTLNGDSNVNNDWKLQDIHCNREDADDTTSNNVYYNQQNVDNTISNNQTIESGNTKIKAKHRKVLENVVSLDLGKISDTLDSVEHIHKFSVLKEDMSTLSEVKEFVTSNNLDESSTNFNLLKTSNQIEINDEQLGKVQETVKENQSKHYICNNVINYKDRQLIRQNVIDSNVLIISDTAQKTFEQPGQLSPIIVTPPEKKVKKIERQKSKPVSPPTPPLKINRDECDWDSLFDDNGDCLDPTLIEELTSAVGEVVIEQPKNDYKAYNKQIEVSGDEFAHVVEIYNFPSEFKTSDLAAVFSSFKNGGFELKWVDDTHCLGVFSSPLIAAEVLASNHPFVKTRPLSEATALSKTKARRSAEFLQPYRNRPETCAALARRLVTGALGVKLATARQEREHEKNILREAKEKRRLANKQREDAWEEYSDRSRSLSSTREARATRRINFAKSVPEEAEEILYAPEMVD; encoded by the exons agaTTGGAATCTAAATCCGAATATTCttgaatgtaaattaaaatttgtaacaaaacaAAAGGACACGACTCACGGAATGGGTATCGAAGATCGATGTTTGCCTTCGACGTCTACAGAATCCAAACTACAGCGACAAG ctAAATTGATACCAACGGTTGAGATTTACAGGCCACCAGCGGCTAGGAGGGCTAACAATTCATTACATATAAACACAAATACTCAAATGCAATTAACTACAGATTTTTCTTCGATCAa GAATATACGTCAGAAACGACCTGATCGAGCGGTTTATGTACCTAGACATCGCCGAAGTTTAGAAACTGAGGATAAGAAGCCACAAAATTTGAAAGTTTCTCACCGGACATTAAATGGAGATTCAAATGTGAATAATGATTGGAAATTACAGGATATACATTGTAATAGAGAAGATGCAGACGATACGACttcaaataatgtatattataatcaaCAAAATGTAGACAATACGATTTCAAATAATCAAACTATCGAAAGTggcaatacaaaaattaaggCTAAACATCGAAAGGTTTTAGAAAATGTAGTTTCTTTAGATCTTGGGAAAATCTCTGATACTCTCGATAGTGTTGAACACATACATAAGTTTTCGGTACTAAAAGAAGACATGTCAACTTTATCTGAAGTAAAAGAATTTGTCACAAGTAATAATCTTGACGAAAGTAGTactaattttaatctattaaaaacatctaatcaaattgaaattaatgacGAACAATTAGGAAAGGTACAAGAAactgtaaaagaaaatcaatCCAAACATTACATTTGTAACAATGTAATCAATTATAAAGATAGACAACTAATTAGGCAGAATGTAATTGATTCAAATGTTCTAATAATTTCTGATACTGCTCAAAAGACATTTGAACAACCTGGACAACTGTCTCCAATTATTGTTACACCAcctgagaaaaaagtaaaaaagatagaaagacAAAAAAGTAAACCAGTTTCGCCACCTACTCCACCACTAAAAATCAACAGAGACGAATGCGATTGGGATAGCTTATTTGATGATAATGGCGACTGTTTAGATCCAACATTAATAGAAGAG CTTACGTCAGCAGTAGGTGAAGTAGTAATAGAACAGCCAAAAAACGATTACAAGGCATACAATAAGCAAATTGAAGTGTCCGGTGACGAATTTGCACATGttgtagaaatttataattttccttCCGAGTTCAAAACTAGCGATTTAGCGGCTGTCTTCAGTTCTTTTAAGAACGGTGGTTTTGAATTAAAGTGGGTAGATGATACTCATTGTTTGGGAGTTTTCAGCAGTCCTCTCATTg cTGCCGAAGTGTTAGCGTCAAATCATCCATTTGTGAAAACGAGACCACTTAGTGAAGCTACTGCTTTGAGTAAAACAAAAGCTAGAAGAAGCGCAGAATTTTTACAACCTTATAGGAATCGTCCCGAAACTTGCGCTGCCTTAGCTAGGAGATTAGTTACAGGTGCATTGGGCGTGAAACTTGCCACAGCTAGACAAGAACGTGAgcacgaaaaaaatatattacgtgaagcaaaag agaAAAGAAGATTAGCCAACAAACAACGAGAGGATGCTTGGGAAG